From Aedes albopictus strain Foshan chromosome 1, AalbF5, whole genome shotgun sequence, one genomic window encodes:
- the LOC134292266 gene encoding bromodomain-containing protein DDB_G0271118-like, whose translation MASHSTCWGAAGAVHTNLHTNTPPKAERHDLPVERNHESFERTKNNTTTTTNNNNYDNKSTNDNKNNKDHSANDNGAPPTENSAVNSNNSSNSSNNGSTQIAETNPSGKQQQQSNVAKM comes from the exons ATGGCTTCACACAGCACATGCTGGGGAGCGGCTGGTGCGGTG CACACGAACCTCCACACAAATACACCACCAAAAGCCGAACGACACGACCTCCCGGTGGAGCGAAACCACGAATCTTTCGAAAGAACAAAAAACAACACCACTACtaccaccaacaacaacaactacgACAACAAAAGCACCAacgacaacaaaaacaacaaagacCATTCAGCAAACGACAATGGAGCGCCACCAACAGAAAACAGTGCAGTGAATAGCAACAACAGTAGCAACAGTAGCAACAACGGGAGCACGCAAATTGCCGAAACGAACCCGAGcggaaaacaacaacaacaaagcaATGTGGCAAAAATGTGA